A stretch of Synechococcus sp. WH 8020 DNA encodes these proteins:
- a CDS encoding anthranilate synthase component I family protein has product MLSPDRSAFFEAARCGATFIPVAHSWPADLETPLTTWLKVGEGHPPGVLLESVEGGENLGRWSVIACDPLWTLSARGDVLTRRWRDGYEESFQGNPLEVLRECTNAYKPVSLPGLPPLGQLYGMWGYELIRWIEPSVPVHQADENAPPDGVWMLMDSILIIDQVKRLITAVAYGDLSSTRAAAKTADQAWDGAMGRIQMLENRMASPLPQVRPLGWKPAARPTPETESNRSPENYQQAVATAQEHIAAGDAFQLVISQRLETRVSHPPLEVYRSLRMVNPSPYMAFFDFGDWYLIGSSPEVMVKAEPDQGGIRASLRPIAGTRPRGRNELEDRNFEVDLLADPKERAEHVMLVDLGRNDLGRVCTAGTVDVKELMVIERYSHVMHIVSQVEGRLAQGRDIWDLLMASFPAGTVSGAPKIRAMQLIHQLEPDARGPYSGVYGSVDLAGALNTAITIRTMVVRPHPEGGWKIQVQAGAGVVADSDPASEYQETLNKARAMLTALACLEDSGT; this is encoded by the coding sequence ATGCTCAGCCCCGACCGCTCCGCCTTTTTTGAAGCAGCTCGCTGCGGTGCAACGTTTATCCCCGTAGCCCATAGCTGGCCCGCTGATCTAGAAACCCCTCTCACCACCTGGTTGAAGGTCGGTGAGGGCCACCCGCCTGGGGTCTTACTCGAATCCGTCGAAGGTGGCGAGAACCTTGGACGCTGGAGTGTGATTGCCTGTGATCCTTTGTGGACGCTCTCAGCCAGAGGGGACGTTCTGACGCGCCGCTGGAGAGATGGCTACGAAGAGAGCTTTCAAGGCAATCCACTCGAGGTTCTTCGTGAATGCACGAATGCCTATAAGCCCGTCTCTCTCCCAGGGCTTCCACCCCTAGGGCAGTTGTATGGGATGTGGGGATATGAGCTCATCCGTTGGATCGAACCCAGCGTTCCCGTCCATCAAGCCGACGAAAACGCCCCACCTGACGGCGTTTGGATGTTGATGGACAGCATCTTGATCATCGATCAAGTGAAGCGTCTGATCACTGCAGTCGCTTACGGGGATTTGAGCAGCACCAGGGCCGCGGCCAAGACCGCAGATCAAGCCTGGGATGGTGCCATGGGTCGCATCCAGATGCTTGAGAACCGCATGGCTTCGCCTCTGCCGCAGGTCCGTCCTCTGGGCTGGAAACCTGCGGCAAGGCCCACACCAGAAACTGAAAGCAATCGATCTCCTGAGAACTATCAACAAGCCGTTGCCACGGCCCAAGAACACATCGCCGCAGGAGATGCCTTCCAGCTCGTCATCAGCCAACGACTGGAAACACGCGTTTCTCATCCCCCCTTAGAGGTCTACCGAAGCTTGAGGATGGTCAATCCATCTCCCTACATGGCCTTCTTTGATTTCGGAGATTGGTACCTGATTGGTTCAAGCCCTGAAGTCATGGTCAAAGCAGAACCAGACCAGGGGGGTATTCGTGCCAGCCTGAGACCCATCGCCGGCACACGCCCTCGCGGGCGCAATGAGTTAGAAGATCGAAATTTTGAAGTCGATCTGCTTGCTGATCCCAAAGAACGGGCTGAGCACGTGATGTTGGTTGACCTTGGCCGCAATGACTTAGGCAGGGTTTGCACTGCGGGCACGGTGGATGTCAAGGAGCTGATGGTGATCGAGCGCTACTCCCATGTCATGCACATCGTGAGCCAAGTTGAAGGACGATTGGCCCAAGGTCGAGACATCTGGGATTTACTGATGGCCTCGTTCCCGGCAGGAACAGTGAGCGGCGCACCAAAAATCAGGGCCATGCAGCTCATTCATCAGCTCGAACCCGATGCTCGAGGGCCTTACTCTGGCGTCTACGGTTCTGTAGATCTAGCCGGCGCTCTCAACACGGCTATTACAATTCGAACGATGGTGGTCCGTCCTCACCCTGAAGGGGGATGGAAGATTCAAGTACAGGCCGGCGCTGGCGTCGTCGCCGATTCCGACCCCGCGTCTGAGTATCAAGAAACCCTGAACAAGGCCCGCGCCATGCTCACAGCTCTCGCTTGCCTTGAGGATTCAGGGACATGA
- a CDS encoding photosystem I reaction center subunit II PsaD, protein MTASALTGQLPQYIGSTGGLLNSAETEEKYAITWTSTSEQAFELPTGGAAMMSSGENIMYFARKEQCLALGTQLRTKFKPRIEDFKIYRIFPGGDTEFLHPADGVFPEKVNEGRPIVGHNPRSIGANGNPANIKFSGRNTYDS, encoded by the coding sequence ATGACAGCATCCGCCTTAACCGGTCAGCTTCCCCAGTACATCGGCAGCACCGGCGGCCTGCTCAACTCCGCGGAAACTGAAGAGAAGTACGCGATCACCTGGACCAGCACGAGCGAGCAAGCCTTCGAGCTCCCCACAGGTGGAGCCGCCATGATGTCTTCTGGCGAAAACATCATGTATTTCGCACGTAAGGAACAGTGCTTGGCTTTGGGCACCCAACTCCGCACCAAATTCAAGCCTCGGATCGAGGACTTCAAGATCTATCGGATCTTCCCTGGTGGCGACACCGAGTTCCTGCATCCAGCGGATGGCGTCTTCCCCGAGAAAGTCAACGAGGGACGTCCGATTGTTGGACACAACCCAAGAAGTATCGGAGCGAACGGCAATCCTGCCAATATCAAGTTCAGCGGTCGCAACACCTACGACTCCTGA
- a CDS encoding sensor histidine kinase: MLLQTIHQQMAQGVSSGGSDDSTARRMWWAALETLQETLLLNEETPAGVWLAAPLPALYAPQLLNSLQGWVWAPQALGALTSPSTSLLPPDLLRARQSQGGATQSLKASTFRRLPLHEDDSHDPLLVVITAKVQIALALHGGPSQRQLLMRSEPETLGSVLGLIEQRLKLDAPDQALALHQALEALGPLESSSALGQTFWPSLAVRLASMAPTVTLQASTSAPAQSHQQPQTTIEQGLAASKADEELSLLEAIAHEVRTPLSTIRTLIRSLLRRNDLPKTAIKRLEMIDTECSEQIDRFGLIFQAAELQRQPESPSVLAQTDLGSMIGLLTPSWEQQLQRRGIELSLAIASNLPSVLSDPSRLEPMLGGLVDRCSRGLPSGSQLVLTLQPAGARLKLQLHGQNPAERGEGLASPEPIAQLGPVLSWNPDTGSLQLSQTATRRLLARLGGRLTQRRDRGLTVFFPLAPHC; the protein is encoded by the coding sequence ATGTTGCTCCAAACCATTCACCAACAGATGGCGCAGGGAGTGAGCTCGGGAGGCTCCGATGACTCGACGGCTCGGCGCATGTGGTGGGCTGCGTTGGAAACGCTTCAGGAAACGCTCCTACTGAACGAAGAAACACCAGCTGGAGTGTGGCTTGCGGCCCCCCTACCGGCCCTCTATGCACCCCAACTTCTGAACAGCCTGCAGGGGTGGGTCTGGGCACCTCAGGCACTCGGAGCGCTGACATCACCCAGCACAAGCCTCCTCCCTCCAGACCTCTTAAGAGCTCGCCAGAGCCAAGGAGGAGCAACCCAGTCGTTGAAAGCATCGACCTTCAGACGTCTACCGCTCCACGAAGACGACAGCCATGACCCGCTCTTGGTTGTCATCACGGCCAAAGTGCAAATCGCCCTAGCCCTTCATGGAGGCCCAAGCCAACGTCAGCTGCTCATGCGCAGTGAGCCTGAAACCCTTGGCAGCGTGCTTGGCCTCATTGAACAGAGGCTGAAACTGGATGCCCCCGATCAAGCCCTGGCTCTTCATCAAGCCCTCGAGGCGCTTGGCCCGCTGGAAAGCAGCAGTGCCCTGGGGCAAACGTTTTGGCCAAGCCTGGCCGTAAGACTTGCGAGCATGGCACCCACCGTGACGTTGCAGGCGTCGACATCAGCTCCCGCCCAGAGCCATCAGCAGCCACAAACGACGATTGAACAGGGATTGGCGGCGAGCAAGGCCGATGAAGAGTTGTCCTTGCTTGAGGCAATCGCCCATGAAGTGCGCACACCTCTCTCAACGATTCGCACCCTGATCCGATCTTTGCTCCGGCGCAATGACTTGCCCAAGACCGCCATCAAGCGCCTTGAAATGATCGACACCGAATGCAGCGAACAAATTGACCGGTTCGGCCTGATCTTTCAGGCGGCAGAACTACAGCGCCAGCCAGAAAGTCCCTCTGTTCTGGCTCAGACTGATCTAGGCAGCATGATCGGCCTGTTGACGCCCTCCTGGGAACAGCAGCTCCAGCGGCGGGGCATTGAACTGAGCCTTGCAATCGCCAGCAATCTTCCATCCGTTCTTAGCGATCCAAGTCGCCTGGAACCAATGCTGGGAGGCTTGGTGGATCGCTGCAGTCGAGGGCTTCCCAGCGGAAGCCAGCTCGTTCTCACCCTTCAACCCGCGGGAGCTCGTCTCAAGTTGCAACTTCACGGCCAAAATCCTGCAGAACGTGGAGAGGGGCTCGCCAGTCCAGAACCAATCGCCCAGCTTGGTCCCGTGCTGAGCTGGAATCCAGACACGGGAAGTTTGCAGCTCAGTCAGACCGCGACGCGGCGCTTACTCGCCCGACTGGGTGGCCGGCTCACCCAGCGACGGGATCGGGGTTTAACCGTGTTTTTCCCTTTGGCCCCGCATTGTTGA
- the rodA gene encoding rod shape-determining protein RodA: protein MKIGPMSREHSLFTLNRRRKGWQLKEPVLWGVPLAMVMVAGLLIASTQRQADYADWYHHWITAAVGVVIALVTARLPLLRLKPLLIPIYAITVISLVAVRLIGTTALGAQRWISIGGVHVQPSEFAKLSAILLLAAVLDRHPVERPVDLLRPLGIISIPWLLVFIQPDLGTSLVFGALLLTMLYWSGMPIEWLVLLLSPLATALLAGLFPWGLAAWIPLTMIISYRSLPWKRVALALVMIVQSAAALITPWMWMHGLQDYQRDRLVLFLDPAKDPLGGGYHLLQSTVGIGSGGLFGMGLLQGQLTKLRFIPEQHTDFIFSALGEETGFLGTMLVVIGFALLMGRLLQVAGQSRSDFESLVVIGVATMLMFQVVVNIFMTIGLGPVTGIPLPFMSYGRSAMVVNFIALGLCLSVSRRSKRALNR from the coding sequence ATGAAAATTGGCCCGATGAGTCGTGAACACAGCCTGTTCACCCTCAACCGGCGACGCAAAGGCTGGCAACTCAAGGAACCGGTGTTGTGGGGTGTCCCCCTCGCCATGGTGATGGTGGCGGGTCTCTTAATCGCAAGCACCCAGCGCCAAGCTGATTACGCCGATTGGTATCACCACTGGATCACGGCCGCTGTCGGCGTTGTGATCGCTCTCGTAACAGCGAGGCTGCCATTGCTGCGGCTAAAACCACTGCTGATTCCGATCTATGCCATCACTGTGATCAGCCTGGTCGCCGTTCGCCTGATCGGCACCACTGCTCTGGGCGCTCAACGCTGGATCAGCATCGGCGGGGTGCACGTGCAACCGTCGGAGTTCGCAAAATTGTCGGCCATTCTGTTGCTGGCTGCGGTACTCGATCGGCACCCTGTCGAAAGGCCCGTCGATCTGCTGCGTCCACTGGGGATCATCTCGATTCCTTGGTTGCTGGTGTTTATCCAGCCCGACCTCGGAACATCGCTCGTCTTTGGAGCGCTGCTGCTCACGATGCTCTATTGGTCTGGCATGCCGATTGAGTGGCTCGTGCTGCTGCTCTCACCCTTGGCTACGGCCTTGCTCGCTGGACTGTTCCCCTGGGGACTGGCTGCCTGGATCCCGTTAACCATGATCATTTCCTACCGATCGTTGCCATGGAAACGGGTGGCACTTGCACTCGTGATGATCGTGCAATCTGCTGCGGCCCTCATCACCCCATGGATGTGGATGCACGGCTTGCAGGACTATCAACGTGATCGCCTCGTGCTGTTTCTCGACCCAGCGAAAGATCCCCTGGGAGGCGGCTACCACCTGCTGCAAAGCACCGTTGGAATTGGCTCGGGAGGATTGTTCGGGATGGGGCTCCTACAAGGGCAACTCACGAAATTGCGCTTTATTCCTGAGCAGCACACAGACTTCATCTTCAGTGCTCTCGGAGAAGAAACAGGATTCTTAGGCACGATGTTGGTTGTTATCGGATTTGCACTCTTGATGGGTCGCCTGCTTCAGGTGGCTGGGCAAAGCCGTTCTGACTTCGAATCGCTCGTGGTGATTGGCGTCGCCACCATGCTGATGTTTCAAGTTGTCGTGAACATCTTCATGACCATTGGCCTGGGTCCTGTCACGGGTATTCCCCTTCCATTTATGAGTTACGGCCGAAGTGCAATGGTCGTGAATTTCATAGCTCTGGGGCTATGTCTTTCGGTATCGAGGCGCTCCAAACGGGCCCTAAACCGATGA
- a CDS encoding Mrp/NBP35 family ATP-binding protein — protein MATAEQAAELLKGIVDSGSNRSVVDLGWLDRVRIDPPRAVLRLNLPGFAQGQRDRIVAEARERLLALEAIQDVQIEVGTPPSQGGIGQAGHGQPAERQPIPGVKQVIAVSSGKGGVGKSTVAVNLACSLAKQGLRVGLLDADIYGPNAPIMFGVADQSPEVSGSGEDQRMIPLESCGVAVVSMGLLIEENQPVIWRGPMLNGIIRQFLYQVDWTERDVLIVDLPPGTGDAQLSLAQAVPMAGVVIVTTPQKVALQDARRGLAMFLQMGVPVLGVVENMSAFIPPDQPDRSYALFGSGGGKTLADAFDVPLLAQIPMEMSVQEGGDQGQPISISHPDSASAQAFKELAETVGNSLQAIS, from the coding sequence ATGGCCACAGCAGAACAGGCAGCTGAGTTGCTGAAAGGGATTGTGGATTCAGGCAGCAATCGGTCTGTTGTGGATCTCGGTTGGCTCGATCGCGTACGCATTGATCCACCCCGGGCAGTGCTCCGCCTCAATCTCCCTGGCTTTGCCCAAGGTCAACGGGACCGCATCGTCGCTGAAGCACGGGAACGCCTGCTAGCCCTTGAAGCCATTCAGGACGTTCAAATTGAAGTTGGCACCCCACCGTCTCAAGGTGGCATTGGTCAAGCCGGCCATGGCCAACCAGCCGAACGCCAGCCCATCCCTGGTGTCAAACAGGTGATTGCCGTTAGCAGTGGAAAAGGAGGGGTCGGCAAAAGCACAGTGGCGGTCAATCTTGCTTGCTCACTAGCAAAACAGGGACTTCGTGTTGGCTTGCTCGATGCCGATATCTACGGGCCCAACGCCCCGATCATGTTTGGTGTTGCCGATCAAAGCCCTGAGGTCAGTGGCTCTGGTGAAGATCAGCGAATGATCCCACTGGAAAGCTGCGGGGTCGCCGTGGTCTCGATGGGGTTATTGATCGAAGAAAACCAACCCGTGATCTGGCGCGGACCAATGCTGAACGGGATTATTCGACAATTTCTCTACCAAGTGGACTGGACCGAGCGCGATGTCCTGATCGTGGATCTTCCTCCCGGAACTGGCGATGCCCAACTGTCCCTGGCCCAGGCCGTGCCGATGGCCGGAGTGGTGATCGTGACCACACCACAAAAGGTGGCTTTACAAGATGCCAGGCGTGGCTTGGCCATGTTCCTTCAGATGGGGGTTCCGGTTCTTGGCGTCGTCGAGAACATGAGTGCCTTCATCCCACCAGATCAGCCCGACAGGAGCTATGCCTTGTTTGGATCGGGAGGAGGGAAGACCTTGGCAGACGCCTTCGACGTTCCTCTCTTGGCCCAGATTCCGATGGAAATGTCAGTGCAGGAGGGCGGCGATCAAGGCCAGCCCATCAGCATCAGCCATCCCGACTCCGCCAGTGCTCAAGCCTTCAAAGAGTTGGCTGAGACAGTTGGCAACAGCCTTCAAGCGATCAGCTGA
- the hemF gene encoding oxygen-dependent coproporphyrinogen oxidase: protein MVRSLLKRLKGKILLSSDATGERPPSDSRTRARALVQGLQNEICAGLEQLDGSAQFQEESWDRPEGGGGRSRVMTEGRVFEQGGVNFSEVHGKELPPSILKQRPDAKGHPWFATGTSMVLHPRNPFIPTVHLNYRYFEAGPVWWFGGGADLTPFYPFLEDARHFHREHKRACDSIDPKLYTVFKPWCDEYFFLKHRKETRGIGGIFYDYQDGSGRLYRGQDPDGPAARQAAEIGSLRLGWDQLHDLARACGQAFLPAYIPIVEKRNPLPYGERERQFQLYRRGRYVEFNLVWDRGTIFGLQTNGRTESILMSLPPMARWQYGYRAPEGSREELLTDLFTCPQDWFGDPTLEDRCRPHQAID from the coding sequence ATGGTTCGCTCCCTACTCAAGCGCCTCAAGGGCAAGATCTTGCTCTCCTCGGATGCCACGGGCGAGCGACCGCCGTCCGATTCCCGCACGCGAGCCCGCGCGCTGGTGCAAGGCCTCCAAAATGAAATTTGCGCTGGTCTGGAGCAACTGGATGGCAGCGCTCAATTCCAAGAAGAAAGTTGGGATCGTCCGGAAGGTGGTGGTGGGCGCTCGAGGGTGATGACCGAGGGACGGGTGTTTGAGCAGGGAGGGGTGAATTTTTCCGAGGTTCACGGCAAAGAATTGCCACCATCGATCCTCAAGCAGCGACCTGACGCGAAAGGTCATCCCTGGTTCGCAACGGGAACGTCGATGGTCTTGCATCCGCGCAATCCCTTCATCCCGACCGTTCATTTGAACTATCGCTACTTCGAGGCGGGCCCTGTTTGGTGGTTTGGAGGTGGTGCTGATCTCACGCCTTTTTATCCGTTTCTTGAGGACGCCCGACACTTCCATCGCGAGCACAAGCGGGCCTGTGATTCCATCGATCCCAAGCTTTACACCGTGTTTAAACCTTGGTGCGACGAATATTTTTTCCTGAAGCATCGCAAGGAGACAAGAGGCATCGGAGGGATTTTTTACGACTACCAAGATGGGAGTGGTCGCCTGTATCGGGGGCAGGATCCTGACGGACCTGCGGCGCGTCAAGCCGCTGAGATCGGCTCACTCCGCCTTGGCTGGGATCAGCTGCACGATCTCGCTCGCGCTTGTGGACAAGCCTTCTTGCCTGCCTATATACCGATTGTGGAGAAGCGCAATCCGCTTCCCTATGGAGAGAGAGAGCGTCAATTCCAGCTCTACCGACGTGGCCGCTATGTGGAATTCAATTTGGTCTGGGATCGGGGCACGATTTTTGGACTGCAGACCAATGGACGTACCGAATCGATCTTGATGTCTCTTCCGCCGATGGCACGTTGGCAGTACGGCTATCGAGCCCCAGAAGGATCCCGAGAAGAATTGCTGACAGATCTCTTTACCTGTCCGCAGGATTGGTTTGGGGATCCGACCCTTGAGGACCGTTGTCGCCCCCATCAGGCGATCGATTGA
- a CDS encoding cofactor assembly of complex C subunit B gives MPTTQTSTLLLTLLLAIGLVFFLRAASKDRTTVVEVHSPKPALEVMEGLCTWLESRGWIRDGGDAERCLLEYRGRVASSNPLAVLLSLLGGVGAGCLGLVLRELNPSLGWWPVSIVLLGPLAGWVYSQRAARQEGIQIRLIEPAPQEGSTLRLRAHRDELIALELALGEPLELASDGSLLSSPI, from the coding sequence ATGCCAACCACACAGACATCCACATTGTTGCTGACTCTGCTGTTGGCGATCGGACTCGTTTTTTTTCTACGGGCTGCCAGCAAAGATCGCACCACAGTGGTGGAGGTGCACTCCCCTAAACCAGCGCTCGAAGTCATGGAAGGGCTCTGCACGTGGCTCGAGAGTCGCGGTTGGATTCGCGATGGCGGCGATGCAGAGCGCTGTTTGCTCGAATATCGGGGGCGTGTGGCCTCTAGCAACCCCTTAGCAGTGCTGCTTTCTCTTCTCGGCGGGGTTGGAGCAGGTTGCCTTGGACTTGTGCTGCGTGAGCTCAACCCATCGCTTGGATGGTGGCCGGTCTCGATCGTCCTCCTAGGACCTCTCGCCGGATGGGTTTACAGCCAACGGGCTGCCCGTCAGGAGGGGATCCAAATCCGTTTGATCGAACCAGCACCCCAAGAGGGGAGCACCCTCAGGCTTCGGGCGCACCGCGATGAATTGATCGCCCTTGAGCTTGCCCTAGGAGAACCGCTTGAACTTGCCAGCGATGGCTCCTTGCTCTCCTCCCCCATCTGA
- a CDS encoding ribonuclease D — protein MTDISAQPRAFAVFDGDLDADWAERYSHATALAVDTEAMGLIHGRDRLCLVQICDGEDQVSCVRIALGQTEAPRLKELMERASIEKVFHFARFDVAALATGLGIRVNPIFCTKVGSRLARTYSPRHGLKEVVMELVGVELDKQAQSSDWGRVDELSETQLAYAANDARYLLPARDRLKEMLQREGRWDLAERCFACIPVMSDLDRFRFNQTFEH, from the coding sequence ATGACTGACATTTCCGCACAGCCTCGAGCGTTTGCTGTTTTTGATGGCGATCTTGATGCGGACTGGGCGGAGCGCTACAGCCATGCCACCGCTCTCGCTGTGGATACGGAAGCCATGGGCTTAATTCATGGACGGGATCGTCTCTGCCTGGTTCAAATTTGTGATGGTGAAGACCAGGTGTCCTGCGTTCGTATTGCGCTGGGGCAAACCGAGGCTCCACGCCTTAAAGAGTTGATGGAGCGGGCTTCCATTGAAAAAGTGTTTCATTTCGCCCGCTTTGATGTTGCGGCACTGGCCACCGGGCTGGGGATCAGGGTGAACCCCATTTTCTGCACGAAGGTGGGGAGCCGATTGGCGCGCACCTACAGCCCTCGACATGGACTCAAGGAGGTGGTGATGGAGTTGGTGGGTGTAGAGCTGGATAAACAGGCCCAAAGCAGTGATTGGGGGCGTGTGGATGAACTCAGCGAGACACAGCTCGCCTATGCGGCCAACGATGCCCGCTATCTATTACCCGCTAGAGACCGACTGAAGGAGATGTTGCAGCGTGAGGGGCGTTGGGACCTTGCAGAGCGTTGCTTTGCGTGCATTCCGGTGATGTCCGATCTCGATCGCTTCCGCTTCAATCAAACGTTTGAACATTGA